GAATCAATGGAAATAAGATGTGAAAATCATACGAATAAAAATAGTAGATTATAGCAATGAGGAAGAGACCTTAGATATATAGTTTAAACATTATTGCGAAATCGGAACATAACAAAGTTTTGCAACTGACATTTTTTTGTTACAACAGATGCTTACGCACCTGTCGCGCCAAGCATAGAGGATAAAATTGTAGCTGAAAACGGCGTTAGACCCACGCCTTCGGCGGTCGAAGAATTAAAAAAATCAGAAGGTTGAATGCTATGAGTAAATATGATCAATTATGGAAGCATATTGCTAATGAAAATAAGCAAACATTGATTCTATCTTTTGATGAAATCAAAATTATTAACGGAATAGAAATAGATCATTCTTTTCTAAATTATAAGAAAGAACTTATCAGGTATGGATTTTTTGTCGGAAAAATATCGCTTAATAACAAAACGGTAGAATTTCTTAAATCAGAATAATGGGTATTAAAATGAAATATGTAGCATTACTCAGGGGAATAAATGTTGGGAATTCAGTAAAAATCAGTATGAAAGAATTAAAGGAATTATTTGAGACACTCGGATATACTAATGTATCGACATATATTAACTCGGGGAACGTCTTGTTCGAATCGGTTGACACGCGTAAAAATATTACCAGTGAAATACAAAAGAGCTTGTTAGATAAAGCAAAAACAGAAATAAAAGTATTAATAAAAACAAAATTAGAAATAATAAAGATAGCACAAAGTATACCTATTGAATGGGAGAATAATTCAGATCAAAAAACAGATGTCGCGTATTTATTTGATTCAATTGACAATAAAAAAATAATTGAAGAATTACCAATAAAAAAAGAGTATATTCAAATAAAATATGTTAAAGGGGCATTAATCTGGAATGTAAATAGAGAGCACTATAATAAAAGTCAATTAAACAAAATAATCTCTCACAAAGTATATAAAAATATGACCCTACGTAATGTAAACACAGCTCGGCGTCTTGCCGAGTTTTAAAATAAAATCACCTAAATTCACTGCGGAATGTGGGTTAACTGATAATTTACTACATTTTTGAAAAGTATAAATTGAAATTTTCTTGACTTGTTTGCTTAGGGCTCATATTATGGAGTGCGGTTTAGCAAGAAGTTAG
The nucleotide sequence above comes from Candidatus Delongbacteria bacterium. Encoded proteins:
- a CDS encoding DUF1697 domain-containing protein; translation: MKYVALLRGINVGNSVKISMKELKELFETLGYTNVSTYINSGNVLFESVDTRKNITSEIQKSLLDKAKTEIKVLIKTKLEIIKIAQSIPIEWENNSDQKTDVAYLFDSIDNKKIIEELPIKKEYIQIKYVKGALIWNVNREHYNKSQLNKIISHKVYKNMTLRNVNTARRLAEF